The following coding sequences are from one Ancylobacter sp. TS-1 window:
- a CDS encoding peptidoglycan-binding protein, producing the protein MATPVSILRQLAPNAAPALVAAFGRSSDLNAAGINTPLRLAHFMAQIAHETQNFTRLRESGRYSAKRIVEVFGVGRHSAAVTPAEAAKLAGNERDLFDRVYGIGNPRKARELGNLYAGDGYLYRGGGAMHSTGRTAYARLGLADNPDLIERADYCLRGALDHWTRTGCNALADINDIRTITKKVNGGYNGYAERVAWFNKIWPLLRDGDKVPESWRAAQPSEATRLLQTQLRQLGYEIKADGLYGPATADAVAAFQKANGLKADGIAGKLTLEALTARIEGTAPATGTAVVADPPPVAPPVAAGVSTIGLAEAGQQIADKADVLQGYAGLSSWIGYGAGALAAIGVTIIVVGIVRSYVIPAVWPARAPVPA; encoded by the coding sequence ATGGCCACGCCCGTCTCCATCCTCCGCCAGCTCGCGCCGAACGCGGCGCCGGCGCTCGTTGCCGCCTTCGGCCGCTCCAGCGACCTCAACGCGGCCGGCATCAACACGCCGCTGCGGCTGGCGCATTTCATGGCGCAGATTGCCCATGAGACGCAGAATTTCACCCGGCTGCGTGAGAGCGGGCGGTATTCGGCCAAGCGCATCGTCGAGGTGTTCGGCGTCGGCCGCCATTCCGCCGCCGTCACGCCGGCGGAGGCCGCGAAGCTCGCCGGCAATGAGCGCGACCTGTTCGACCGGGTCTACGGCATCGGCAACCCGCGCAAGGCCCGGGAACTCGGCAACCTCTATGCCGGTGACGGCTATCTCTACCGGGGCGGCGGCGCGATGCATTCCACCGGACGCACCGCCTATGCCCGTCTCGGCCTCGCCGACAATCCCGACCTGATCGAGAGAGCCGATTATTGTCTGCGCGGTGCACTCGATCACTGGACGCGCACCGGCTGCAACGCGCTGGCCGACATCAACGACATCCGCACCATCACCAAGAAGGTGAACGGCGGCTACAACGGCTATGCCGAGCGTGTCGCCTGGTTCAACAAGATCTGGCCGCTGCTCCGCGATGGAGACAAGGTGCCGGAATCGTGGCGGGCGGCGCAGCCCTCCGAGGCGACCCGGCTGCTTCAGACGCAGCTGCGTCAGCTCGGTTATGAGATCAAGGCCGATGGCCTCTATGGGCCGGCGACGGCTGACGCGGTTGCGGCCTTCCAGAAGGCCAACGGCCTGAAGGCGGACGGCATCGCCGGCAAGCTGACCCTCGAAGCCCTGACCGCGCGCATCGAGGGCACGGCACCGGCGACCGGCACGGCCGTCGTCGCCGATCCGCCGCCCGTCGCGCCGCCTGTCGCTGCCGGCGTCAGCACCATCGGGCTTGCCGAGGCGGGACAGCAGATCGCGGATAAGGCCGACGTGCTCCAGGGCTACGCTGGCCTGTCGTCGTGGATCGGCTACGGCGCCGGCGCGTTGGCGGCGATCGGCGTCACCATCATCGTGGTCGGCATCGTGCGCAGCTACGTCATCCCGGCGGTCTGGCCGGCCCGCGCGCCGGTGCCGGCATGA
- a CDS encoding regulatory protein GemA, which produces MSTAPASRQQIGAIHAAKSRAGLDDDTYRDVLRRETGQASSRSLSAGEAGRVLDYLRALPGRPDAPLKTASKGRKGAIRIDGAYAGKLRALWITGYNLAIVTDRTDRALLAFCERQTGIAHPNWWRDDVPARRAIEGLKAWLGREAGIDWSGARGTRGMQELAYHALRRRLEEAGVRSFMPADTSRFESAQFIEWMRISGEKLRKAMGERA; this is translated from the coding sequence ATGAGCACCGCGCCCGCATCCCGCCAGCAGATCGGCGCCATCCATGCCGCCAAGAGCCGCGCCGGGCTCGACGACGACACCTATCGCGATGTGCTACGCCGTGAGACCGGACAGGCGTCGTCGAGGTCGCTCAGCGCCGGCGAGGCCGGCCGCGTTCTCGACTATCTGCGCGCGTTGCCGGGCCGGCCGGACGCACCGTTGAAGACGGCTTCAAAGGGACGGAAAGGCGCCATCCGCATCGATGGCGCCTATGCCGGCAAGCTCAGGGCGCTCTGGATCACCGGCTACAATCTAGCCATCGTCACCGACCGCACCGACCGTGCGCTGCTCGCCTTCTGCGAGCGCCAGACCGGCATCGCGCATCCCAACTGGTGGCGTGACGACGTGCCGGCACGGCGCGCCATCGAGGGCCTCAAGGCATGGCTCGGCCGCGAGGCCGGCATCGACTGGTCGGGAGCACGCGGCACGCGGGGCATGCAGGAACTTGCCTATCACGCCCTGCGCCGCCGTCTGGAGGAGGCTGGTGTCCGCAGCTTCATGCCGGCCGACACATCACGCTTCGAATCCGCGCAGTTCATCGAGTGGATGCGGATCAGCGGCGAGAAGCTGCGCAAGGCGATGGGGGAGCGGGCATGA
- a CDS encoding SAM-dependent DNA methyltransferase: protein MTGFLPFGARAIMASRQEPPDSLNFFPTPPWATRAFVEHVALPVLGVRRHETVWEPACGEGHMAEPLAETFRFVAASDIHPYGYGKVADFLGPTDDVWPHWVFTNPPFPTGVDFARRAILVAERGAALLVRTQWLHTDERYELFTEHPPFLIAYYTERVPMHRGRWEPEGSTATDYCWVCWVHGAEPRPPMWIPPGQRQRLTRPDDARRFGRPAPAPLFGEGG, encoded by the coding sequence ATGACCGGGTTCCTCCCCTTCGGTGCGCGCGCGATCATGGCGAGCCGGCAGGAGCCGCCGGACAGCCTCAATTTCTTTCCGACACCGCCGTGGGCAACCCGCGCTTTCGTGGAGCACGTCGCGTTGCCGGTGCTCGGCGTCCGGCGCCATGAAACTGTCTGGGAGCCTGCCTGCGGCGAAGGTCACATGGCCGAGCCGCTGGCCGAAACTTTCCGTTTTGTCGCCGCTAGCGATATCCATCCCTACGGCTACGGCAAGGTCGCGGACTTTCTCGGGCCGACCGACGACGTGTGGCCCCATTGGGTGTTCACGAACCCTCCGTTCCCCACTGGTGTCGATTTTGCGCGTCGGGCGATCCTTGTTGCCGAGCGCGGCGCCGCGCTGCTCGTGCGAACTCAATGGCTTCATACCGATGAACGGTACGAGCTCTTCACCGAGCACCCGCCCTTCCTGATCGCCTACTACACCGAGCGGGTGCCGATGCACCGCGGGCGGTGGGAGCCTGAAGGCTCGACCGCCACCGATTATTGCTGGGTCTGCTGGGTGCATGGCGCCGAGCCGCGCCCGCCGATGTGGATCCCGCCCGGCCAGCGCCAGCGCCTCACCCGCCCCGACGACGCCCGCCGCTTCGGCCGACCGGCGCCGGCGCCGCTGTTCGGCGAGGGGGGCTGA
- a CDS encoding DUF3164 family protein — protein sequence MTTHSETVAAEPAAALPPGAVELNGNHYLKNHKGEFVPVENVKAEDLIEDETVRKIFGYAEPLSDEIARFKAHTFDDVRAYQAILAQEYGARAGGEKGNVTLMSFDGLRKVQVAIADLIEFGAQLQTAKVLVDECLREWSADSRSEIRAIITRAFQVDQAGKVNRADLLSLLRLDIEDGRWQEAMRAIRASMKPVGTKEYVRFYRRPSREAAWEAVTIDLASA from the coding sequence ATGACCACGCACAGTGAAACCGTGGCGGCCGAGCCGGCCGCTGCCCTTCCGCCCGGCGCCGTCGAGCTCAATGGCAACCATTACCTCAAGAACCACAAGGGCGAGTTCGTGCCCGTTGAGAACGTCAAGGCAGAGGACCTGATCGAAGACGAAACCGTCCGCAAGATCTTCGGCTACGCCGAGCCGCTGTCGGACGAGATTGCGCGGTTCAAGGCCCATACCTTCGACGACGTGCGCGCCTATCAGGCCATTCTCGCCCAGGAGTACGGTGCCCGCGCCGGCGGCGAGAAGGGCAACGTCACGCTCATGTCGTTCGACGGCCTGCGCAAGGTCCAGGTGGCAATCGCCGACCTGATCGAGTTCGGCGCCCAGCTCCAGACCGCGAAGGTTCTCGTCGACGAGTGCCTGCGGGAATGGTCGGCCGACAGCCGCTCCGAGATCCGCGCCATCATCACCCGTGCCTTCCAGGTCGATCAGGCCGGCAAGGTGAACCGGGCGGATCTGCTCTCCCTGCTGCGTCTCGATATCGAGGACGGCCGCTGGCAGGAGGCGATGCGCGCCATCCGCGCCAGCATGAAGCCGGTCGGCACCAAGGAATATGTCCGCTTCTACCGCCGCCCCTCTCGCGAGGCGGCGTGGGAGGCGGTCACCATCGACCTCGCGTCGGCGTGA
- a CDS encoding helix-turn-helix transcriptional regulator, translating into MAPAPDFPAKARTAWGAPPDWIIALAEACQRETQSGVARRLGVSGSQISHVLANNYAGRLDRIEQLVRGAYLGATVNCPVLGEISRDRCLDEQGRPFAATSSLRASLYRACRAGCPHATHCKGAAA; encoded by the coding sequence ATGGCTCCCGCACCCGACTTCCCCGCCAAAGCCCGCACCGCCTGGGGCGCGCCGCCCGACTGGATCATCGCGCTGGCGGAAGCCTGCCAGCGCGAGACGCAGAGCGGCGTTGCCCGCCGCCTCGGCGTCTCCGGCTCGCAGATTTCCCATGTGCTGGCCAACAACTACGCCGGCCGGCTCGACCGCATCGAGCAGCTGGTGCGCGGCGCCTATCTCGGCGCCACCGTCAATTGCCCCGTCCTGGGTGAGATCAGCCGCGACCGTTGCCTTGACGAACAGGGGCGCCCCTTCGCCGCGACGAGCAGCCTGCGCGCTTCGCTCTACCGAGCCTGCCGCGCCGGCTGCCCGCATGCCACTCACTGCAAGGGAGCGGCGGCATGA
- a CDS encoding AAA family ATPase, protein MPVAIPQVNGPIALKNVASFMALATRLIDRSPHLPGIGVCHGPSGYGKTYASIFAQNKTRAVRVEVGESWTRATFLRMVLIELGAEPRGTISTMAERAKALLGDNPRRPLIVDEADKIVDKGYIELVRELQEHSGAPVLLIGEEKLPAKLERIERVANRVLDWMPAQPCDIEDVEYLARAFCAGLTIAPDLLDEIRRQSQGRARRIVVNLAQVQEIARNRGITTVDRSAWGRAEFYTSKAPRARRDSELAVA, encoded by the coding sequence ATGCCTGTCGCCATTCCGCAGGTCAATGGACCGATCGCCCTCAAGAATGTCGCCTCTTTCATGGCGCTGGCAACGCGGTTGATTGACCGCTCGCCGCACCTTCCCGGCATTGGCGTCTGCCACGGCCCCTCCGGCTATGGGAAGACCTATGCCTCCATCTTCGCGCAGAACAAGACGCGCGCCGTGCGCGTTGAGGTGGGCGAGAGTTGGACGCGGGCGACCTTCCTGCGGATGGTGCTGATCGAGCTCGGCGCCGAGCCGCGCGGCACCATCTCCACCATGGCGGAGCGCGCCAAGGCGCTGCTGGGCGATAATCCGCGCCGGCCGCTCATCGTCGATGAAGCCGACAAGATCGTCGACAAGGGCTACATCGAGCTCGTACGCGAACTTCAGGAGCATTCCGGCGCGCCGGTGCTGCTGATCGGCGAAGAGAAGCTGCCGGCCAAACTGGAGCGCATCGAGCGCGTGGCGAACCGCGTTCTCGACTGGATGCCGGCGCAGCCTTGCGACATCGAGGATGTGGAGTATCTGGCCCGAGCCTTCTGCGCCGGGCTGACCATCGCACCCGACCTGCTCGACGAAATCCGCCGGCAGAGTCAGGGCCGCGCCCGGCGCATCGTGGTCAACTTGGCGCAGGTGCAGGAGATCGCCCGCAATCGCGGCATCACCACCGTGGACCGCTCCGCATGGGGGCGCGCGGAATTCTATACCTCCAAGGCGCCGCGCGCTCGCCGTGACAGCGAATTGGCGGTGGCGTGA
- a CDS encoding DDE-type integrase/transposase/recombinase, which yields MALLAALDRFTADSGLSGREADARFCAAYEASEINVAPWVRAAVKSISRATLCRWRAVRKAGETHRLAVDKGAARRNRGVLDVANGGEVRNTILAAMAKNPYLSADHIRVVIIDRFGARLDMGDALAPVPSVRTFQMALKGWRETYSAELLALTDPDAFKNKLRVSGRSAHLVSRCNELWTIDASPADVLTKDGRHSVYVAVDVFSRRIIILVTKTPLAAAVGLLMRRAILEWGVPERVKTDNGSDFVAKYTQRVMASLGIEVELSAPFSPWQKGTVERAIGTMQRDLMRTLPGFVGHSVADRKAIEGRKAFAQRLGADVDKAFSVDLTPAELQDYCDRWASGRYANRPHDGLSGATPFQVASADRTPIRRVDIRALDMLLAPIAGRDGLRVVGKEGVAIDRTLYIAAGVMPGTEVLVRMDPADMGRAYLFDRAGETFLAEAIAPELAGVDPAEAVKRAQAAQKAFMAERTAELRKVKFKPRDFADAAMRHGEAQAATLIAFPKRDEAHTTPALGAALDAATPAAPQPVAPSVLDMQRQLLAEENVAPLRRAETSHDRWKRAEAIARRIKAGQQVNPEDALWLGGYRAGPEYRGFAATWGDPLEEENPAEAGL from the coding sequence TTGGCTCTGCTCGCCGCGCTCGACCGCTTCACCGCCGACAGCGGGCTTTCGGGCCGTGAGGCGGACGCCCGGTTCTGTGCAGCATATGAGGCTTCCGAGATCAACGTGGCCCCGTGGGTGCGTGCTGCGGTGAAGTCAATCTCCCGCGCTACTCTGTGCCGGTGGCGGGCTGTCCGTAAGGCCGGTGAGACGCACCGGCTTGCGGTCGACAAGGGCGCCGCGCGGCGCAATCGCGGCGTGCTCGACGTCGCCAATGGCGGCGAGGTGCGCAACACCATCCTCGCCGCGATGGCGAAGAACCCGTATCTGTCGGCCGACCACATCCGCGTGGTCATCATCGACCGCTTCGGCGCGCGCCTCGACATGGGCGACGCGTTGGCGCCGGTTCCGTCCGTCCGCACCTTTCAAATGGCGTTGAAGGGTTGGCGAGAGACCTATTCCGCCGAGCTTCTCGCGCTCACCGACCCCGACGCGTTCAAGAACAAGCTGCGGGTTTCCGGCCGGTCGGCCCATCTCGTCAGCCGCTGCAACGAACTCTGGACCATCGACGCCTCGCCGGCCGACGTGCTGACGAAGGACGGTCGCCACAGCGTCTATGTCGCCGTCGACGTGTTCTCGCGTCGGATCATCATCCTCGTCACCAAGACGCCCCTCGCCGCCGCCGTGGGCCTGCTCATGCGTCGCGCCATCCTCGAATGGGGCGTGCCGGAGCGGGTGAAGACCGACAACGGTTCCGACTTCGTCGCGAAATACACCCAGCGGGTGATGGCCAGCCTCGGCATCGAGGTGGAGCTCTCCGCGCCCTTCTCGCCCTGGCAGAAGGGCACGGTGGAACGTGCCATCGGCACCATGCAGCGCGATCTCATGCGCACGCTGCCGGGCTTCGTCGGACACTCTGTCGCCGACCGCAAGGCCATCGAGGGCCGCAAGGCGTTCGCCCAGCGGCTCGGCGCCGACGTCGACAAGGCGTTCTCGGTCGACCTGACGCCGGCGGAATTGCAGGACTATTGCGACCGCTGGGCCTCCGGCCGTTACGCCAACCGCCCGCATGACGGACTTTCCGGCGCCACGCCGTTTCAGGTGGCCAGCGCCGACCGGACGCCGATCCGCCGCGTCGATATCCGCGCCCTCGACATGCTGCTCGCGCCGATCGCCGGCCGGGATGGCCTGCGCGTGGTGGGGAAGGAAGGCGTCGCCATCGACCGCACGCTCTACATCGCTGCCGGCGTCATGCCGGGCACCGAGGTGCTGGTGCGCATGGACCCGGCCGATATGGGCCGCGCCTATCTGTTCGACCGCGCCGGAGAGACCTTCCTCGCCGAAGCCATCGCCCCCGAGCTCGCCGGCGTCGATCCGGCCGAGGCGGTGAAGCGGGCGCAGGCGGCGCAGAAGGCGTTCATGGCCGAGCGCACGGCCGAGCTTCGCAAGGTGAAATTCAAGCCGCGCGACTTCGCGGACGCGGCAATGCGGCACGGCGAGGCACAGGCGGCAACGCTGATCGCCTTCCCGAAGCGCGACGAGGCCCACACCACGCCCGCCCTTGGAGCCGCGCTGGACGCCGCGACGCCCGCCGCACCGCAACCCGTCGCCCCCTCGGTGCTCGACATGCAGCGCCAGCTGCTCGCCGAGGAGAACGTCGCCCCGTTGCGCCGCGCCGAAACCTCGCATGACCGCTGGAAGCGCGCGGAAGCCATCGCGCGGCGGATCAAGGCCGGACAGCAGGTCAATCCCGAGGACGCGCTCTGGCTCGGCGGCTACCGCGCCGGGCCGGAATATCGCGGGTTCGCTGCCACCTGGGGCGACCCGCTGGAAGAAGAAAACCCGGCCGAAGCCGGGCTTTGA
- a CDS encoding DDE-type integrase/transposase/recombinase: MNKTPRHHECWVVDAAPLDALSNGHRPWIAIIIDAGSRTPRGHSTRSSQDTAVRSALSLAFDLWGAPARLRADAGCNLPEDLLTDFGVTVERLSTQRTETATPAERALRKVAP, from the coding sequence ATGAACAAGACGCCGCGCCACCACGAATGTTGGGTTGTCGACGCCGCCCCGCTCGACGCCCTGTCCAATGGCCACCGGCCGTGGATTGCCATCATCATTGACGCGGGTTCCCGCACCCCGCGCGGCCACTCCACCCGCAGTTCGCAAGATACTGCCGTTCGCTCAGCACTTTCCCTCGCCTTCGACCTTTGGGGGGCGCCGGCCCGCCTTCGCGCCGACGCCGGCTGCAATTTGCCCGAGGATCTGCTGACCGACTTCGGCGTGACGGTTGAGCGCCTGTCCACCCAACGGACGGAGACCGCAACACCCGCTGAGCGCGCCCTGCGCAAGGTGGCGCCATGA
- a CDS encoding helix-turn-helix transcriptional regulator: protein MRKRSSRDWHPEDIKAAVRKTRYGSLVALSLAYGLPVHACRHACRTPNFHGEMAIAEALGLSPRQIWPSRYESRRPRVIRSPVQSISRPDGGHCENDAAA, encoded by the coding sequence ATGCGTAAACGAAGCTCGCGCGACTGGCATCCCGAGGACATCAAGGCCGCCGTCCGGAAGACCCGGTATGGCAGCCTTGTCGCCCTATCTCTTGCCTACGGCCTGCCTGTGCATGCGTGCCGTCACGCCTGCCGCACGCCCAACTTCCACGGGGAGATGGCCATCGCCGAGGCTCTCGGCCTTTCCCCCCGGCAGATCTGGCCGAGCCGCTACGAGAGCCGCCGGCCGCGCGTCATCCGTTCACCCGTTCAATCTATCTCCCGCCCTGACGGAGGTCATTGTGAAAATGACGCTGCCGCGTAG
- a CDS encoding helix-turn-helix domain-containing protein: MTSEVGNTDFGSRFADIRKALNIPNATAMSKHLGIGVNAWRTYEEGGGTPSWATLMKLVDLGFSLDWIFTGKGGMRTDHPGKPGMRIDRDLMARVTDMIARTYKDMGAAISPADLGRLSIENYAEILRDAEDADDYEAQVLLAGNRLRRLLKEAKPGSGKRSASVS, encoded by the coding sequence ATGACGAGTGAGGTCGGCAACACCGATTTCGGATCGCGATTCGCTGATATCAGAAAGGCGCTCAACATTCCGAACGCTACGGCAATGTCGAAACACCTAGGAATTGGCGTAAATGCCTGGCGAACCTACGAAGAGGGAGGGGGGACGCCGAGCTGGGCCACCCTCATGAAACTGGTCGATCTCGGCTTTAGTCTGGATTGGATATTTACGGGCAAGGGCGGCATGCGCACCGATCATCCCGGTAAGCCGGGAATGCGGATCGATCGAGATCTCATGGCGCGCGTCACGGACATGATCGCCCGCACTTACAAGGACATGGGCGCAGCCATCTCGCCGGCTGACCTTGGGCGCCTATCTATCGAGAATTATGCGGAAATCCTGCGCGATGCCGAGGATGCGGACGATTACGAAGCCCAGGTGCTTCTGGCCGGAAATCGTCTCCGGCGCCTGCTGAAGGAGGCCAAACCCGGCTCCGGCAAACGCTCGGCCTCCGTATCGTAA